The Culex quinquefasciatus strain JHB chromosome 2, VPISU_Cqui_1.0_pri_paternal, whole genome shotgun sequence genome contains the following window.
TTTatccaaaatcttcaaaattttccaagttaGAAAATTTGTAATGCTTAAATTTATGTTCAAATTATACTTTGATTTACGATAagttgtacaatgaaaagtttttttttttaaattttgtttagaatATCATTCACTTTTGGAATTTTAAGGGTAACTAGGAAACTGAAAAtatgaaattgaaaactttcAAGTTTTGCTCTAATGTGGACATCAATGCTATTTAAAGTCtttctaaatatatttatgAGAAAGTTGCAATAGACCCTCAACGAAATATGACGATTCTTTAACCAGCCTATTTTTATCctaaagtatttgaaaaaatacatagaGGTCCCTCCCTTTTggaatataatttttgtaagcGTTGGAATGTACgttaatagagctttatgacgtttcgcgtacacacactagcgcaccgtttgattttgctggccggacaaaatttaacctcaatcttttttgtgtacgtacacgcaatacatgcgcacgaaGATAACTCTATAGCTCTAGCGAGAAGTTTGAGTTTGTGCGTGTAGTTAAATTTTCTGAAGTGCCATGGAAAGCAAGTGCACAGCAAGTTTAACACCATGTTGCAGATTTGATAACTCGATATAGGCATACAAAGGATTTTTTCACGATCTTTTTGTTtcttattaaaatattcaaccaTTGTGTAAGCTCAAAAGTAATACTTGGCTATAAGCTaatcatatctggagttttttttaaaagatcaattaaaccaaatttccagtttttgctttttgggtgtttttgaaaccgccttgagtcaggggtagtaaaaaacacccgaaaagcaaaaactgaaaatttggtttattggacctttaaaaaaaactccagatatttgaACGGGTACGCTGATGGTAAGGTCAAACATACCAAGTCACAAAAGAAACTAAATAATTAGCGATATTGAACTGCTCCTACTACAGTGTGTAAAGCATTatccgtttgttttttttagttgttttatttctttttggattcacaaaataattagtttatttttagcaagaatttaacaattttgttaatatttactttttttaaatattttgaacccTAGAGAAATGAAAAAACTTTCTTTGATTGCTGCTGTCTGCCAAAATGGTGGAATTGGTATAAAAGGGGATTTACCTTGGCATTTGAAGTTATTGCACCATTATAAGGTTTGAAAGTAAGttttatgaatcaaattattttttttgtagggCTGAACTGAAATATTTTTCGCGGATGACCAAGAAAGTAAACGACAGTGCTAAGCGAAATGCCATTATCATGGGAagaaaaacttatttcggaGTTCCGGAGGCTAAGCGCCCCCTGTCGGAGAGATTAAACATCGTTCTGACACGTGATCCTACTGCGAATGTGTACCCAGCAGGAGTCATGGTTTGTACTAGCATGCAAGAAGCTTTGGATCGACTGGACCAGAGTCCTTTGGTGGATGAAATTGAAACTATTTGGATTGTGGGTGGAAATGCAGTTTACAAAGAGGCGATGGAGTCGGATCGCTGCCATCGTTTATACATCACAGATGTTAAGGGAACATTTAACTGTGATGCGTTTTTTCCAGAGATAACTTCAGATTTTAAGCTGGTTAAGAACGATGCAGATGTTCCGGAAGAGATTCAGGAGGAGAACGGAATTCAATATCAAtataaaatttacgaaaagtgCTAACTGGTTTATGGTTAACTATGCAAACATTCCAGTTTATGATCTTCATTCCATTTTTCGTTACAAATACactttgttttgaatttattttttagttaaagCGTCtttatcattttgttcattttctaACGATACCTCATCTTCCGATTTTGCTGCAACAAGCAGTTCATATAGTTGAGCTACTTGCTCGTCCCTGAGGTCATTCAGAAGCTTTTCATCGAGGTTTCTTCCAATTTGATCTACTGGGTTTGGTTTACCTTTAACGCCTAGTTGTGTGGCCAGATTGATAGCATAATCCTGCAAGTGAATGGGTTAAACAGAAGTTTTCcttttgtattgatttttctGCGTTACCGTCCATTCGTTCATAAATAGGGTAGCCTCATGTGTTGTGCAGGTTTTGTGTCTCCTAAATTCGTCTTTGGCATACTGATTCCCTAGTGGTTGAAGGCTCTCTGGCAATCCTACAAAAAATGCATGTTcaattttttcactttaatggCTTCATTAGTTATTTTTACCTCGATGTAATCTTAAAATCGTTTTGTACAAAATGCGTACTCGTTTGACATGTGGTGTGGCCATAGTTAAAATTAAGACAATAAtttattgcttaaaatttaaatacgtTTCTGTTAATACCCGGTGTGCCCAGAttacataaaatataaaaacaaagtaTGGCGTTATAAacagtacacccttaccaaaaatcatgattttttgagttccaaatcccacttttcatacgaattattcagttcaacccatataaccatttttatggttgtagtacctgaactcaaaaaatcgtatgaaaagtgggatttggaactcaaaaaatcatgatttttggtaagggtgtagagTGTGAAACACTCTCATTGAAAACCCGTACCATCACGTTTATGTTTAGTTAATGTTTGCTAGGAAATGACTACCCTGTTAGACTGAAGTCCTGCTGTGCGATTCGAGGCGTTATTGCTCGATGTCGATTGTGTCCTGCCATTTTCGAGCGTTTGACGTGCATTTGATCGAATGTCAAAGGTGACATCTGCAGTTTGTGTTGGTTCTAGTAGGCTACGCAATTTGAtgacaaatctttttttttcaagtcgatCCAAAAAGGTGTGTCTAGCTAATTAAGAttagaaatcattttaaaaacgcACCTATTTCAATGGGCCAATTCGGATGACGTGCTATTGAGCGATGGGCTCGAAGATTAAGTGGAAGGCCTACGGCGCCAAATCCAGGGACTTTTGGGACCAGCAAAATTGTCAAATCAATGTGgtaaattaatattatttttggttttCTCTAATCATTTTCTAACtagatattttttaataggTTTTTACCTTGTCTGAAATAGCAAATTTACGACTGACTCATCAAACTTCCGTCCCAACGATCAGTTTCCTTGTACGGATGATATGGCGGGTAATTAATTATTGtgcgatcagttcctagctggactcggtcactggaaacgaccggcgactcagtgaccgacgaaataggcggcgggccagatgcgggcataaaaatgtcaaaatctcttcccccctcacttcgtctcaccatccagctgcagctttgttgacaaacaaacggagcacgcggtcgcatgatggcggcatcgagccagaattagaggtgatcatgtgattgaaaatgaaagttttttcaggaaaaataatatttttccgaccgaataaaaaaattgcgagcatgttcaaacaattattcctgatgtcggagaagtgatgaaaaagcaaaattttaatccatgatttttctataaattgatttttttcactctaactaggaacccctaggtctatccacgaccgtttccaatgaccgtgagaagatgccagaaaatccagctacgagctaaatccacaatatatgtacaataaaaacaaaaaaatcaataaacatgCTATATGAAAAACGATATTGTTTGAGTTTAAACAACCCAGAAAATCCGAAACGAGAGCGCACGACAGTGGCAGGATAATCTAAATAACAAAGGCGCCCGAAAACGGCCCGTCAACGTCGATTTTCTCAAACGTCGATTTCGACGAGCGTCGGACAAAGTGTTGCATATACGCACGAAAagggcccgaattccgtcggacAAACCGTCGGAATTCGGGCCGTTTTGTCGAGCCGTCGGATGGTTTTCGGGCCGTTGTCGGCCCCCTCCGTCAGTCAGGGATAGCACGACCGCGGGACGTTAGTCTAACAGGGTTTGGATGCGCGCGTTCAAAGAAAGTGTTGCCAatacaaatcaaacaaattaatggcaaaaagtttttttattttcaaatcattgtacAAGCAGTACTAGTTATCAAATCTCTTcacagtcttcggcaaagttgtgcccTGAAACtcaaactataagctcatgatgtttttgaaaaatccaaaaattgttgaaggactcaaaaatggcaataaccAAAACGcgccgattttacgggttaaatcccatttaaactttaaagccggagcgccaggtcctgtcgcaaccaatcgggctcatatttgggattctgactcagtacacctaggggatcatcccctgaaatgcccgcaaaaaagtggcattttgttacatcctaattaCTATATTCTTCGATACTTTGCGCCACCTGTCGGAATTATTGAGCTTTAAATCGCAAATGAGGCCCAGGTTTTCATCGGCCATTTGCCCAGTGTATTGAAGTGCGATAAGTCGCGAAAGCCATCGTAGCCTCGACTACAGCTCGACGGAGTGGTG
Protein-coding sequences here:
- the LOC6046458 gene encoding dihydrofolate reductase — its product is MKKLSLIAAVCQNGGIGIKGDLPWHLKAELKYFSRMTKKVNDSAKRNAIIMGRKTYFGVPEAKRPLSERLNIVLTRDPTANVYPAGVMVCTSMQEALDRLDQSPLVDEIETIWIVGGNAVYKEAMESDRCHRLYITDVKGTFNCDAFFPEITSDFKLVKNDADVPEEIQEENGIQYQYKIYEKC
- the LOC6046460 gene encoding succinate dehydrogenase assembly factor 3, mitochondrial is translated as MATPHVKRVRILYKTILRLHRGLPESLQPLGNQYAKDEFRRHKTCTTHEATLFMNEWTDYAINLATQLGVKGKPNPVDQIGRNLDEKLLNDLRDEQVAQLYELLVAAKSEDEVSLENEQNDKDALTKK